The proteins below are encoded in one region of Bremerella sp. P1:
- a CDS encoding GDSL-type esterase/lipase family protein, whose protein sequence is MSYRSLSLLLLAACVLFLPQSPLTAQEKSFAIPESNEGLAGDGPIRRYDWFRNLWQNRRANWSKQIEKDQGAVVFLGDSITQGWGDNMGGSFGDLKVANRGISGDTTRGMLIRLEEDVLSLNPKGVVMLMGTNDLEEKAEPETIAANAKLIIAELKKHDSEMPIILCKVFPSSAKKSRSAEKIKKINELYEKVAHGDSQVIVLETWLPFANEEGDAKAEEFPDLLHPNKQGYAKWAAALTPIFATLGYVETEAEPWEPEPGFESLYNGKDLTGWMFKANPERKGKKIAIAWPIFEEDITFDGKTESVDGRYQAVGDRIVVTTPAEGRRIQQMWTQREFPNDFILKLEFRATPNADSGVFIRAPQLQCRDYPLAGPYKELKNYKPQDWNELVVEVTGNTARCTCNGEVLEEAFKLPDTGPIGLEGDRGQMEYRHIQVKEKK, encoded by the coding sequence ATGTCCTACCGATCGTTGTCGTTGCTTTTGCTGGCTGCTTGTGTCTTATTCCTGCCCCAGTCACCACTGACTGCTCAGGAAAAGAGTTTCGCGATTCCCGAAAGCAATGAAGGCTTGGCAGGGGATGGCCCGATTCGCCGCTATGATTGGTTCCGCAATCTGTGGCAGAACCGCCGCGCGAACTGGTCGAAGCAGATCGAGAAGGATCAAGGTGCCGTCGTCTTCCTGGGTGACTCGATCACCCAAGGCTGGGGCGACAATATGGGCGGCAGTTTTGGGGACCTGAAGGTTGCCAACCGCGGCATCAGTGGTGATACGACGCGCGGCATGTTGATTCGCTTGGAAGAAGACGTCCTGTCACTCAACCCCAAGGGCGTCGTCATGCTGATGGGGACCAACGACCTGGAAGAAAAAGCCGAGCCTGAAACGATCGCGGCGAACGCCAAGCTGATCATCGCCGAACTCAAGAAGCACGATTCCGAGATGCCGATCATCTTGTGCAAGGTGTTCCCCAGTTCGGCTAAGAAGAGCCGTTCGGCGGAGAAGATCAAAAAGATCAACGAGCTGTACGAGAAGGTCGCCCACGGCGATTCGCAAGTGATCGTGCTCGAAACGTGGCTGCCGTTCGCGAACGAAGAAGGGGATGCCAAGGCCGAAGAGTTCCCTGACCTGCTGCACCCCAACAAGCAAGGCTACGCCAAGTGGGCCGCTGCCCTGACGCCGATCTTCGCGACGCTCGGCTACGTCGAAACTGAAGCCGAACCATGGGAGCCGGAACCTGGCTTCGAGAGCCTGTACAACGGCAAGGACCTCACCGGCTGGATGTTCAAAGCCAATCCAGAACGCAAAGGGAAGAAGATCGCGATTGCCTGGCCGATCTTTGAAGAGGACATCACCTTTGACGGCAAGACCGAAAGCGTCGACGGCCGCTACCAAGCGGTCGGTGATCGCATCGTCGTGACGACGCCAGCCGAAGGCCGCCGCATTCAACAGATGTGGACGCAGCGTGAGTTCCCCAATGACTTCATCTTGAAGCTCGAGTTCCGGGCAACGCCCAACGCCGATAGCGGTGTCTTCATTCGCGCCCCGCAACTGCAATGTCGCGACTATCCACTGGCCGGCCCTTACAAGGAGTTGAAGAACTACAAGCCGCAAGACTGGAACGAGTTGGTCGTCGAGGTCACCGGCAACACGGCCCGCTGCACCTGCAATGGCGAAGTCCTGGAAGAAGCCTTCAAGCTGCCAGACACCGGCCCAATCGGTCTGGAGGGCGACCGCGGCCAGATGGAATACCGCCATATTCAAGTGAAGGAAAAGAAGTAG
- a CDS encoding DUF2817 domain-containing protein gives MSRYFSKDYAEAQSRFREGATKLGFSLESHSIGVQGPDGNDLEFDVACSTGGDPSRVIVLSSGVHGVEGYFGSAVQMAMLEQWTQAGMPSAKVVMLHGLNAYGFAWSRRFNEENIDPNRNFLLPGEAFSGSPPGYAELDSFLNPKRPPFSFEPFKVKAAWLIMQHGMKKLRSAIATGQYDYPQGLFFGGQGPSRMQSILQQHMPRWLEGSEQVIHLDFHTGLGDWATWKLLIDYKLTDLQRETLTQCFGPESFEANDDSEIAYDARGGFGQWCVAQKYAQHYLFACAEFGTYPPVKVLAGLRAENQAHHWGRAEDTSTRKAKQRLKNLFCPESPQWRETVVQDSLKLIHQALGNLDAPGESGT, from the coding sequence GTGTCCCGTTACTTCTCAAAGGATTACGCCGAGGCCCAGTCTCGTTTTCGCGAAGGGGCTACGAAGCTTGGCTTTTCGCTCGAATCGCATTCGATCGGCGTCCAAGGTCCAGATGGCAACGACCTGGAGTTCGACGTGGCTTGTTCGACCGGTGGTGATCCCAGCCGGGTGATCGTCTTATCGTCCGGCGTTCATGGCGTGGAAGGCTACTTTGGTTCCGCCGTGCAGATGGCGATGCTTGAGCAATGGACCCAGGCGGGCATGCCGTCGGCGAAGGTGGTGATGCTGCACGGCCTCAATGCGTATGGCTTTGCCTGGTCACGGCGATTCAACGAAGAGAACATTGATCCGAATCGCAATTTCCTACTGCCTGGCGAGGCGTTCTCTGGCTCGCCGCCTGGGTATGCGGAACTGGACAGCTTTTTAAATCCTAAGCGGCCACCGTTCTCTTTTGAACCATTCAAAGTGAAGGCCGCCTGGTTGATCATGCAGCATGGCATGAAGAAGCTCCGCAGTGCGATTGCCACGGGACAGTATGACTATCCCCAAGGATTGTTCTTTGGCGGCCAGGGACCATCTCGCATGCAGTCGATCCTGCAGCAGCACATGCCCCGTTGGCTGGAAGGAAGCGAGCAGGTCATTCACCTCGACTTTCATACCGGCCTGGGCGATTGGGCGACTTGGAAACTGTTAATCGATTACAAGCTGACCGACCTTCAACGAGAAACGCTTACCCAATGCTTTGGGCCGGAGTCCTTCGAGGCGAACGACGATAGCGAAATCGCTTACGATGCCCGAGGTGGCTTCGGGCAGTGGTGCGTTGCCCAGAAGTATGCCCAGCACTACCTCTTCGCCTGTGCCGAGTTCGGCACGTATCCGCCGGTGAAGGTCCTCGCCGGACTGCGTGCCGAGAACCAGGCCCATCACTGGGGCAGGGCAGAGGACACCTCGACCCGCAAAGCCAAACAGCGGCTGAAGAATCTTTTCTGCCCGGAATCGCCGCAGTGGCGCGAGACGGTCGTGCAAGATAGCCTGAAGTTGATCCATCAGGCCCTCGGCAATTTAGACGCCCCCGGAGAATCGGGCACGTAA